A genomic region of Fodinisporobacter ferrooxydans contains the following coding sequences:
- a CDS encoding ABC transporter permease, whose protein sequence is MTRRLRMYLEFSRKSFQRSAVYRFDAWTRLFANIIFLFMWGFIWYGLYAGKLTTSGTSFHTMLSYILISQALSGLHGAATPLWEIQERVRTGDIAMEIVRPFDYPLKVLFSDFGSMFFYFLVAILPLYASLGFFFHPVMPHTASGWLLFLLSAFLGYLIRYSIELTFGLFTFWLVETGGVEDIFYFSVSLLSGTTVPLWFFPHWLRVLAEWLPFQGIFFVPDSIFVGLLSRQQAFQQILLQILWICITYGILRFVWRRAVTKVVVQGG, encoded by the coding sequence ATGACACGACGTTTACGAATGTATCTGGAGTTTTCGCGGAAATCCTTTCAACGATCTGCCGTGTACCGGTTTGATGCGTGGACGCGGCTATTTGCCAACATCATCTTTCTCTTCATGTGGGGATTCATTTGGTACGGTCTTTATGCAGGCAAACTCACGACTTCCGGAACTTCTTTTCATACGATGTTAAGCTATATTCTGATCAGCCAGGCACTGTCCGGGCTGCATGGCGCTGCTACACCCCTGTGGGAGATTCAGGAGCGGGTGCGAACCGGCGATATCGCGATGGAAATCGTCCGGCCCTTCGATTATCCGTTGAAAGTATTGTTTTCAGACTTTGGCAGCATGTTCTTTTATTTTCTTGTCGCGATTTTGCCGCTGTATGCGAGTCTAGGTTTTTTCTTTCATCCGGTCATGCCGCATACGGCATCGGGATGGCTTTTATTCCTGTTATCCGCTTTTTTGGGTTATCTGATTCGCTATAGCATAGAGTTGACATTTGGCCTATTTACCTTCTGGCTTGTCGAAACAGGCGGCGTGGAAGATATTTTCTATTTTTCCGTATCACTTCTGTCCGGCACCACAGTGCCGCTTTGGTTTTTTCCTCATTGGCTGCGAGTATTGGCGGAATGGCTGCCGTTTCAAGGCATTTTCTTCGTACCTGATTCGATTTTTGTGGGATTGCTTTCCCGGCAACAGGCGTTCCAACAAATTTTGCTGCAAATCCTATGGATTTGCATCACATATGGCATCTTGCGCTTCGTTTGGCGAAGGGCTGTAACAAAAGTCGTTGTACAGGGAGGGTAG
- a CDS encoding ABC transporter permease, whose product MAARMSRNIRLYGTMIQASIRAQFQYRYAFFMNILGWAMSYAGTAITMWTVLYRFQELHGWTFWQLLFLFALSVLSWGVCVIFFFHFRSMDQYILNGTFDRFLIRPIHPFFHFMAMKFDVGAFGQLLFSIIALCLAASHLHLQWQLLDVFVLIGAILGGTCIQGGLIILISAAAFWTTRSERLYWVIMFPAKSMMNYPLSIYPRLLQWLVTYLIPFAFVNYFPAIVLLGKAKSRSVQVFGEISPVIGLVFFYICYRIWMAGLNRYKSAGS is encoded by the coding sequence ATGGCAGCAAGGATGAGCAGGAATATCCGATTGTACGGTACGATGATACAAGCGAGTATCCGGGCACAATTTCAGTATCGATACGCATTTTTTATGAACATTCTCGGGTGGGCGATGAGTTATGCAGGAACCGCCATCACCATGTGGACGGTGTTGTACCGATTTCAAGAGTTGCACGGCTGGACGTTTTGGCAGCTTTTATTTTTATTTGCATTATCTGTCTTGTCATGGGGCGTTTGCGTAATTTTTTTCTTTCATTTTCGCAGCATGGATCAATATATTCTCAATGGCACATTTGACCGGTTTCTCATTCGCCCCATCCATCCGTTTTTTCATTTTATGGCGATGAAATTTGATGTGGGAGCATTTGGACAATTGCTGTTCAGTATCATTGCACTTTGTCTCGCTGCTTCCCATTTGCACTTGCAATGGCAGCTCCTGGATGTATTTGTATTGATCGGGGCGATCCTTGGCGGCACATGCATTCAAGGCGGACTGATCATTCTCATATCGGCAGCCGCATTTTGGACGACGCGTTCCGAACGGCTGTACTGGGTCATTATGTTTCCAGCCAAAAGCATGATGAATTATCCGTTATCGATTTATCCGCGATTGCTGCAATGGCTTGTTACCTATCTCATTCCTTTTGCATTTGTCAATTATTTTCCGGCCATCGTGCTGCTGGGAAAAGCCAAGAGCCGGAGTGTTCAGGTATTCGGAGAAATCAGTCCGGTGATCGGGCTCGTGTTTTTCTATATATGTTACCGCATTTGGATGGCGGGTTTGAATCGTTACAAAAGCGCCGGTTCGTAA
- a CDS encoding ABC transporter ATP-binding protein, producing the protein MNVIEVQHLSKQFSIAKRQAGMWGAFQSLFHREYIVKTAVEDVSFAIGAGEMVGYIGPNGAGKSTTIKMLTGILVPTAGDIRVNGIVPYQERQKNALQIGVVFGQRSQLWWDLPTIESFELLKQVYQISDSRYRINMQTFTEVLGLDEFFQTPVRQLSLGQRMRADIAAALLHDPKILFLDEPTIGLDVVAKEKMRTFIQEMNLERNVTVILTTHDMADIEKLCSRMILIDKGHVMYDGPLSTIKDMYGTYRVLIVDVGQDASFQIEEAELIREEGTRKWFRFDRNRIRASQLIQRISDQYEIHDLTIEEPDIDTIIRQIYQEGIENPQGVAHKQG; encoded by the coding sequence GTGAACGTAATCGAAGTACAGCATCTCTCCAAACAGTTTTCGATCGCCAAACGGCAAGCGGGGATGTGGGGCGCTTTTCAAAGCTTGTTTCACAGGGAATATATCGTGAAAACAGCCGTTGAAGATGTTTCATTCGCGATCGGCGCCGGAGAGATGGTCGGATATATTGGTCCAAATGGCGCCGGGAAATCCACGACGATTAAAATGCTGACAGGCATTCTCGTCCCGACGGCAGGGGACATTCGCGTCAACGGGATTGTGCCTTACCAAGAACGGCAAAAAAACGCCCTGCAAATCGGCGTGGTGTTTGGACAAAGAAGCCAGTTGTGGTGGGATCTGCCGACGATTGAATCCTTTGAACTATTAAAGCAAGTGTACCAAATTTCCGATTCCCGCTACCGTATCAATATGCAGACATTCACAGAGGTACTTGGATTGGATGAATTTTTCCAGACGCCGGTTCGGCAGCTTTCGTTGGGACAGCGCATGCGGGCGGATATTGCTGCAGCGCTTTTGCATGATCCAAAGATCCTGTTTCTCGACGAACCGACAATTGGGCTCGATGTTGTCGCAAAAGAGAAAATGCGAACGTTTATTCAAGAGATGAATCTGGAACGCAATGTTACCGTCATTTTGACGACACATGATATGGCAGACATTGAAAAGTTGTGCAGCCGCATGATACTCATTGATAAAGGCCATGTCATGTATGATGGGCCGTTATCCACCATTAAGGATATGTATGGAACCTATCGCGTCTTGATCGTCGATGTTGGTCAGGATGCTTCGTTTCAAATCGAGGAAGCGGAACTCATACGGGAAGAAGGAACGCGGAAATGGTTTCGTTTTGACCGCAACCGGATCCGTGCTTCTCAGTTGATTCAAAGAATCTCGGACCAGTACGAAATTCATGATTTGACCATCGAGGAACCGGATATTGACACGATTATTCGGCAAATTTATCAGGAAGGAATCGAAAACCCGCAAGGGGTCGCGCACAAACAGGGATGA
- a CDS encoding exonuclease SbcCD subunit D, with protein MKIFHTADWHLGKLVQGFAMTEDQRYVLDQFLDAVKSERPDAVIIAGDLYDRAVPPNEAVGLLDDVLTRLIVDMKTPVLMIAGNHDSPERIHFANSILKDQGLYIQGKLQKEMQPAILYDAHGPVHFYLVPYAEPGQVRTLLEDETIRTHNDAMQAIIKMLEPYMDPLARHVFIGHAFVTPSGEAGEYQCDSERPLAIGGAEYIQASHFQNFHYVALGHLHQAHHVGNERIRYAGSPLKYSISEEYHDKGFYSVELAADGNVQVDKRSLVPRRDVRSVAGLLDDIKQHDRCEDYVFVTLLDSHAVLFPMEHVRTVYPNAMHVTRKQSTAVLTDPGTQTLERHKMDSMSLFQAFYKEVKGTELPHEMETLFQEVLEDVLRREKGDV; from the coding sequence ATGAAAATCTTTCACACGGCTGATTGGCACTTAGGCAAGCTGGTTCAAGGTTTTGCCATGACAGAAGATCAGCGTTATGTACTCGATCAGTTTCTTGATGCAGTCAAGTCTGAGCGACCGGACGCAGTGATCATAGCAGGGGACTTGTATGATCGAGCGGTGCCTCCGAATGAGGCAGTGGGATTGTTGGACGATGTATTGACCCGATTGATCGTTGATATGAAAACACCGGTGCTCATGATTGCAGGCAATCACGATAGTCCGGAACGGATCCATTTTGCGAATTCGATTTTAAAAGATCAAGGACTCTACATCCAAGGCAAATTGCAAAAAGAAATGCAGCCAGCCATTTTGTACGATGCACATGGACCGGTGCATTTCTATCTCGTCCCATATGCAGAGCCTGGCCAAGTCCGAACACTGCTGGAAGATGAGACGATACGCACACATAATGACGCCATGCAGGCGATTATAAAAATGCTGGAGCCGTATATGGATCCGTTGGCACGCCATGTGTTCATAGGACATGCATTTGTCACACCGTCAGGCGAAGCAGGAGAATACCAGTGCGATTCCGAGCGTCCCCTTGCGATCGGAGGGGCGGAGTATATACAAGCCAGCCATTTTCAAAATTTTCATTACGTGGCGCTCGGACATTTGCATCAAGCACATCATGTGGGAAATGAGCGCATCCGTTATGCCGGCTCTCCCTTGAAATATTCGATTTCTGAGGAATATCATGACAAGGGCTTCTACAGTGTTGAATTGGCTGCCGACGGGAATGTGCAAGTGGACAAGCGATCGCTTGTGCCGCGCCGTGATGTGCGCAGTGTTGCAGGTTTGTTGGATGATATCAAGCAACATGACAGGTGTGAAGACTATGTATTCGTCACGCTGCTTGATTCACATGCGGTTTTGTTCCCCATGGAGCATGTCCGCACTGTCTATCCAAATGCCATGCATGTGACGCGCAAGCAATCAACCGCCGTTCTGACAGATCCGGGAACGCAAACGCTGGAACGCCATAAAATGGACAGCATGTCATTGTTTCAAGCATTTTATAAAGAAGTGAAGGGCACGGAACTTCCCCATGAAATGGAAACGTTGTTTCAGGAAGTGTTGGAAGATGTGCTCAGAAGGGAGAAAGGGGACGTATGA
- a CDS encoding AAA family ATPase, protein MKPIRLAMTAFGPYKDTQVIDFRDIEPYQLFAISGKTGAGKTTIFDGICYALYGEANGEDRKDAKLLRSHFADDQIHTAVELIFALQGKTYKIFRQMPHTKNGNKNPSGQKIEFYEQTGGLEVPCVDRFHVTDVNQKVIDLIGLSKDQFTQIVMLPQGEFRKLLTSDTVNKEEILRRIFKTESFQWMRQLLDERRKEAQTKLEQLQIKLDTLMQTIATALPERSNSLLSQILSQANKNAYQILAGLQGELQEYEDRIKEWEQKKDQTFRSYKEKEAEYHRAKAYNDRFVELDAKQQQKSALEQKLPEHRSREKQLQLAEKAARIEPYEEHMLASRSLVQEKRRQWDQCSRLLQEAVETLTHAEVQAAIETKKQQQREQVSRDIQTYEELQPKLAELHNKRQSIQKLAEQEQKSQSGLQQREDRIKQWNQERILIANELSDLEQQAVQLPKLSRQHMELEAKHQAVVEYLKLQQEYRRYQKEELTARQAYEQALEQYQIFENQWIQGQAGILAEHLQDGAPCPVCGSLDHPLKAEMSANVPSKSMLDKKRNEREQQTARYNELKSQCTAAQLAQEQKADMLSNFQIPAEHASEYVNALAEQLQEMNTQVKHLEIQTAEIETKRQAEREWQAKLQQLETERAALQRQVHEIQLQRVQEKAKYDSIKETLPVDISSLSDLQGKLKHIRALQKQLEQQWQLAEEQLRNARESEIAMRANLQHAERQRQEACQANEAATQRYRLELANAGFETEESYQSAKLAPVMREALKEEIDTFTSTLLLLTQRVYEMQKELSGKPRTNVEELLQNLKQLETQYNTLVSEYETDRVHYKDATMLKERIERTCQDISEQEKASQVITGLYDVVRGENEQKLSFERYLQIEFLELIIQAANIRLKKLTHGQFYLERSEKLAGQGRQSGLGLDVFDSYTGQKRDVKSLSGGEKFKASLSLALGLTDIIQSYKGGISIDTMWIDEGFGSLDEESLHEAIEALAELQKAGRMIGVISHVQELKQAFPAVLEVEKTNDGHSQARFVIR, encoded by the coding sequence ATGAAACCGATCCGTTTGGCAATGACCGCATTCGGGCCATATAAAGATACGCAAGTGATCGATTTTCGGGATATCGAACCCTATCAATTATTTGCCATTTCGGGAAAAACTGGAGCCGGGAAAACAACCATTTTTGACGGCATTTGCTACGCCTTATACGGAGAAGCGAATGGAGAGGATCGCAAGGATGCGAAACTTTTGCGCAGCCATTTCGCGGATGATCAAATCCATACGGCGGTCGAGCTGATATTTGCATTGCAGGGGAAAACGTATAAGATTTTCCGGCAAATGCCTCATACAAAAAACGGCAATAAAAATCCAAGCGGGCAAAAAATCGAGTTTTATGAACAGACAGGTGGTCTGGAGGTTCCCTGCGTCGATCGCTTTCATGTCACGGATGTCAATCAAAAAGTGATCGATCTGATCGGTCTTTCAAAGGATCAATTCACGCAGATTGTCATGCTTCCACAGGGAGAATTCCGCAAATTGCTGACATCCGATACGGTGAACAAAGAAGAAATATTGCGCAGGATTTTTAAAACCGAATCGTTTCAATGGATGCGCCAACTGCTGGATGAACGCAGAAAAGAAGCGCAAACAAAGCTTGAGCAACTGCAGATAAAACTGGATACGCTGATGCAAACGATTGCAACGGCGCTGCCTGAGCGCTCCAATTCCCTTTTGTCCCAAATACTGTCGCAAGCAAATAAAAATGCCTATCAAATCCTTGCCGGTTTGCAAGGGGAATTGCAAGAGTATGAAGATCGGATCAAGGAGTGGGAGCAGAAAAAAGATCAGACGTTCCGGTCGTATAAAGAAAAAGAGGCCGAGTATCATCGTGCCAAAGCATACAATGACCGCTTTGTCGAATTGGATGCCAAACAACAGCAAAAGTCAGCACTGGAACAAAAACTTCCGGAACATCGATCCAGGGAAAAACAGCTGCAACTGGCCGAGAAAGCAGCGCGAATCGAACCGTATGAGGAGCACATGCTGGCGAGTCGATCCCTCGTTCAGGAAAAAAGGCGCCAATGGGATCAATGCAGCCGTTTGCTGCAAGAAGCCGTCGAAACACTTACGCATGCCGAAGTCCAAGCTGCAATCGAGACAAAAAAACAGCAGCAGCGAGAGCAAGTCAGCCGGGATATTCAAACGTATGAAGAGTTGCAGCCCAAACTGGCAGAGTTGCACAACAAACGGCAATCCATACAAAAACTTGCGGAACAGGAACAAAAGAGTCAAAGCGGATTGCAGCAACGGGAAGATCGCATCAAACAATGGAATCAGGAACGAATATTAATTGCCAATGAACTTTCCGATCTCGAACAACAAGCGGTACAGTTGCCAAAGCTCAGTCGGCAACACATGGAGCTGGAAGCAAAACACCAAGCAGTTGTCGAATATCTCAAGCTTCAGCAGGAATACCGACGCTATCAAAAAGAAGAGTTGACAGCACGTCAGGCGTATGAACAAGCGCTTGAACAATATCAAATATTTGAAAATCAATGGATACAAGGACAAGCAGGCATTCTGGCAGAACATCTGCAGGACGGTGCGCCTTGTCCTGTTTGCGGCAGCTTGGATCACCCTTTGAAGGCTGAAATGTCTGCAAATGTTCCAAGCAAATCCATGCTTGATAAAAAAAGGAACGAACGGGAGCAACAAACAGCGCGCTACAATGAATTAAAATCACAATGTACTGCAGCACAACTGGCACAGGAGCAAAAAGCCGATATGCTTTCCAACTTTCAAATTCCGGCAGAACATGCCAGTGAATATGTGAACGCATTGGCGGAACAACTGCAGGAAATGAATACGCAAGTGAAACATTTGGAGATACAAACCGCTGAGATCGAGACTAAACGCCAGGCGGAACGTGAATGGCAGGCAAAGCTGCAGCAATTGGAAACGGAACGGGCAGCATTGCAACGACAAGTACATGAGATTCAACTGCAACGGGTGCAAGAAAAAGCGAAATATGACAGCATCAAGGAAACGTTGCCTGTTGATATTTCTTCATTATCCGATTTACAGGGCAAGTTAAAACATATACGCGCATTACAAAAACAACTGGAGCAGCAATGGCAGTTGGCCGAAGAACAATTGCGGAACGCCAGAGAGTCGGAAATTGCCATGCGAGCCAATTTGCAGCATGCAGAACGACAGCGGCAGGAAGCATGTCAAGCAAACGAAGCAGCAACACAACGGTACCGCCTGGAACTGGCAAATGCCGGTTTTGAAACAGAGGAATCCTATCAATCTGCCAAACTGGCGCCAGTCATGCGGGAAGCGTTAAAAGAAGAAATCGATACATTTACGTCAACGTTGCTGCTTTTGACCCAAAGGGTTTATGAAATGCAAAAAGAACTCAGCGGCAAGCCTCGAACAAATGTAGAGGAGCTATTGCAAAATCTCAAACAACTGGAAACCCAATACAATACTTTGGTCAGTGAATACGAAACAGACCGCGTCCACTACAAAGATGCCACCATGTTAAAAGAGCGGATTGAACGGACTTGTCAAGACATTTCGGAACAGGAAAAAGCCTCCCAAGTCATTACTGGACTGTATGATGTCGTTCGCGGCGAAAACGAACAAAAATTATCGTTTGAACGGTATTTGCAAATTGAATTTCTGGAATTGATCATTCAAGCTGCCAATATCCGCTTGAAAAAACTCACACATGGGCAATTTTACCTGGAACGGAGCGAAAAACTGGCGGGACAAGGGAGACAAAGCGGGCTTGGTCTGGATGTATTCGATTCCTATACAGGGCAAAAGCGAGACGTAAAATCCCTGTCCGGCGGTGAAAAATTCAAAGCATCCTTAAGTTTGGCATTAGGATTGACAGATATCATTCAATCGTACAAAGGCGGAATTTCCATCGATACGATGTGGATCGATGAGGGGTTCGGATCCTTGGATGAGGAATCCTTGCATGAAGCGATTGAAGCACTTGCAGAACTGCAAAAAGCTGGCCGCATGATCGGTGTCATTTCACATGTGCAAGAGCTGAAACAAGCGTTTCCCGCCGTGCTGGAAGTGGAGAAAACAAACGATGGCCATAGTCAGGCAAGGTTTGTCATTCGCTAG
- a CDS encoding DEAD/DEAH box helicase, giving the protein MAQFSDLNLSSPVLQALEEMGFESATAIQAEAIPVALTGRDMIGQAQTGTGKTVAFSIPMVEMVDSDNESIQGLILTPTRELCIQVAEEIRKVGMLKEVRVLPVYGGQDINRQIRGLKNRPHVVIATPGRLLDHLNRKTIRLKNIRMAVLDEADEMLDMGFIEDIEAILTECPEARQTLLFSATMKPEIKKLAERFMKEIQIVSVKAQEVTVPSIEQVYYEINERQKLDVLTRLLDIQDPELAIVFGRTKRRVDELVNALITRGYQADGLHGDLSQRQRDIVMHKFRDGGIEILVATDVAARGLDISGVTHVYNFDIPQDIDSYVHRIGRTGRAGKSGIAVTFVTPREVDHLHQIERITKRKITKRPMPTFAEAIRGKQRMAMEQLMNTIENEELGGYRAIAEELLDQQDSILLISAALKLLTKETQEIPIQLSDVTPIRVKKSENRGRESSRRIRSGISGGGKMDSSRNAKKHRDWDREKGRNRDRDREKSRDRDKKPKRANAK; this is encoded by the coding sequence ATGGCACAATTTTCTGATCTTAATTTAAGTTCACCTGTATTACAAGCACTGGAAGAGATGGGATTTGAATCAGCAACTGCAATACAAGCGGAAGCAATACCGGTAGCCCTCACCGGCCGCGATATGATTGGACAAGCCCAAACAGGAACAGGCAAGACGGTGGCGTTTTCCATTCCGATGGTGGAAATGGTCGATTCGGATAACGAATCGATTCAGGGGTTAATTCTCACTCCTACCAGGGAACTCTGTATTCAAGTAGCGGAAGAAATTCGCAAAGTAGGCATGTTAAAAGAAGTACGCGTTCTGCCCGTGTATGGCGGTCAAGATATTAACCGGCAGATCCGCGGATTAAAAAATCGGCCGCATGTAGTAATCGCTACACCGGGTCGATTGCTCGATCACTTGAATCGCAAAACGATTCGACTGAAAAATATCCGCATGGCTGTTCTGGATGAAGCGGATGAAATGCTGGATATGGGATTTATCGAAGACATTGAAGCGATCCTTACCGAATGTCCGGAAGCAAGACAAACGTTACTATTCTCGGCAACCATGAAGCCGGAAATCAAGAAGCTGGCAGAACGCTTTATGAAAGAAATTCAGATTGTCTCTGTCAAAGCGCAAGAAGTAACCGTTCCAAGTATTGAACAAGTGTACTATGAGATCAATGAACGGCAAAAATTAGATGTTTTGACACGTTTGTTAGACATTCAAGACCCTGAGCTTGCCATTGTATTTGGCCGCACCAAGCGACGTGTAGACGAGTTGGTCAATGCGTTGATTACGCGGGGATATCAAGCGGACGGATTGCACGGGGATCTAAGCCAACGGCAACGGGATATTGTCATGCATAAATTCCGGGATGGCGGGATCGAGATCCTGGTCGCTACCGATGTTGCTGCAAGGGGTTTGGACATTTCCGGCGTCACGCATGTATACAACTTTGACATCCCGCAAGATATCGACAGTTATGTGCATCGCATCGGTCGTACCGGTCGCGCCGGGAAAAGCGGAATTGCCGTCACATTTGTAACGCCGCGGGAAGTTGACCATCTGCATCAGATTGAACGCATTACCAAGCGAAAAATTACGAAGCGGCCCATGCCGACATTTGCAGAAGCGATTCGCGGCAAACAGCGGATGGCTATGGAACAGTTGATGAATACGATCGAAAACGAGGAATTAGGCGGCTATCGTGCCATTGCCGAAGAACTTTTGGATCAGCAAGATTCCATTCTTTTGATATCTGCAGCACTAAAACTCCTGACAAAAGAAACACAGGAGATTCCCATCCAATTGTCGGATGTCACGCCGATTCGCGTGAAAAAATCAGAAAATCGCGGCAGGGAATCGTCAAGACGGATCCGTTCCGGAATTTCTGGCGGAGGAAAGATGGACTCTTCCCGGAATGCAAAAAAACATCGGGATTGGGATCGGGAGAAAGGCAGAAATCGGGACAGGGATCGCGAGAAAAGCAGAGACAGGGATAAGAAACCAAAGCGCGCAAACGCAAAATAA
- a CDS encoding iron-containing alcohol dehydrogenase — translation MLNFVLHTPTKIYFGKKEVDRTGEIVKEYGQKALLVTGRSSTKKTGSLDKVIDSLQAADVDYVLFDRIEPNPRATTVDEGGRIAREERCDLIIALGGGSAMDAAKAIAAVAISGRGIHEYIRGNKTGLWKELLPIREALPIVTIPTLAATGSEANSGAVITNWETKEKSSISGPALFPKAAILDPELTFTVPVSYTADGAVDMFTHLYEGYMTGNEQANVQDEITEGLMRNVVAYAKTAIDQPDNYEAREHLLWTSTLALVGIANAGRGGTFPVHQMEHTLSAHYDISHGRGLAILTPAYFRIVIQNDRPHRLARLGRQVFNVTGSDDLAAVKETIQAIEQWFKEIGTFDTLKNVGVRQADLQLMAEETVRVGGLGKGFLDGTHPISAEEILRIYQDVYE, via the coding sequence ATGTTGAATTTTGTCTTGCACACTCCGACAAAAATCTATTTTGGCAAAAAAGAAGTGGATCGTACCGGGGAGATTGTGAAGGAATACGGGCAAAAAGCGCTGCTTGTCACGGGGCGGTCATCCACGAAAAAAACCGGTTCCCTTGATAAAGTGATCGACTCTTTGCAAGCGGCTGATGTGGATTATGTGCTTTTTGACCGCATCGAACCAAATCCTCGTGCCACGACGGTTGACGAAGGAGGACGGATTGCCCGGGAAGAACGGTGTGATCTGATCATCGCGCTTGGCGGCGGCTCTGCCATGGATGCGGCAAAAGCCATAGCTGCAGTTGCCATTTCCGGAAGAGGGATTCATGAATATATTCGCGGCAACAAAACCGGATTATGGAAGGAATTGTTGCCGATTCGGGAAGCACTTCCGATTGTAACGATTCCGACATTGGCAGCAACAGGCTCGGAAGCAAATTCCGGCGCTGTCATCACCAATTGGGAAACCAAAGAAAAATCCAGCATTAGCGGCCCGGCATTATTTCCCAAAGCGGCCATTCTCGACCCGGAATTGACGTTTACAGTACCAGTCAGTTACACGGCGGATGGTGCTGTCGACATGTTTACACACTTGTATGAAGGGTACATGACGGGAAACGAGCAGGCAAATGTACAAGATGAAATCACGGAAGGGCTCATGCGCAATGTAGTGGCATATGCCAAAACAGCAATTGACCAACCGGACAATTATGAAGCGAGAGAGCATTTGCTTTGGACTAGCACACTCGCTCTTGTCGGCATCGCAAACGCCGGAAGAGGGGGCACTTTCCCCGTTCATCAAATGGAACATACGTTGTCTGCCCATTACGACATTTCTCATGGGCGGGGATTGGCCATTTTGACACCTGCCTATTTTCGGATCGTCATTCAAAACGATCGCCCGCATCGCTTGGCAAGGCTCGGACGCCAGGTATTCAACGTTACCGGCAGCGACGATCTGGCAGCAGTGAAAGAAACCATCCAGGCAATCGAACAATGGTTTAAGGAAATAGGAACATTTGATACATTAAAGAATGTGGGTGTGCGTCAAGCAGATTTGCAGCTGATGGCGGAAGAAACAGTGCGTGTAGGCGGCCTTGGGAAAGGGTTTCTGGATGGAACACATCCGATTTCGGCAGAAGAAATATTGCGCATCTATCAGGACGTTTATGAATAA